The following proteins come from a genomic window of Daphnia carinata strain CSIRO-1 chromosome 6, CSIRO_AGI_Dcar_HiC_V3, whole genome shotgun sequence:
- the LOC130689972 gene encoding brachyurin-like: MKSIHVFSIFKIMKVLAIVLVALAVVQAAERDLSKYQPRSVLYPRAPSTSTNSKVFPKRSPTVDTRGFCGQAKSSSRIVGGTEAVPHSLPWQVAVFIDDMYFCGGSLISNEWVLTAAHCADAAVFFDIYLGSHNVRLAAADEPTRVEVRSTEYTVHPEWASLRIRNDVALIKLPAPIEFTPEIQPICMAPSTEPDHVGDILHNSGWGKPSDAAAGISPTLNEVYMPCMSNAECALTFGNTITDGNICTDTTGGHSACNGDSGGPLSFINGGVYNQVGIVSFGSSAGCEVGYPAAYTRVSYFADWISSVTGLVI; the protein is encoded by the exons atgaaatcgataCATGTGTTTTCAATCTTCAAAATCATGAAGGTCCTTGCTATCGTCTTGGTTGCGCTCGCCGTCGTTCAG GCGGCTGAAAGGGACTTGTCCAAATACCAGCCCCGATCTGTTCTGTACCCTCGTGCTCCATCGACATCTACCAACTCCAAAGTCTTCCCTAAACGATCACCAACGGTTGACACCCGCG GTTTCTGCGGCCAGGCCAAGTCCTCTAGCCGTATCGTCGGTGGAACTGAAGCTGTGCCCCACTCTTTGCCATG GCAAGTGGCTGTGTTCATCGATGACATGTACTTCTGTGGTGGTTCATTGATTTCAAACGAATGGGTCCTCACTGCTGCTC ATTGCGCTGATGCTGCTGTTTTCTTTGACATTTACTTGGGATCCCATAATGTTCGTTTGGCTGCTGCCGATGAGCCAACTCGCGTTGAGGTTAGATCCACCGAATACACCGTCCATCCCGAATGGGCATCTCTACGTATCCGCAACGACGTCGCTTTGATCAAGCTGCCCGCCCCAATTGAATTCACTC CTGAAATTCAACCGATTTGCATGGCTCCTTCTACCGAACCCGACCATGTTGGTGACATTCTCCACAACAGCGGATGGGGCAAACCCTCTGATG CTGCTGCTGGTATCTCTCCTACCTTGAACGAAGTCTACATGCCATGCATGTCAAATGCTGAGTGTGCCCTCACTTTTGGCAACACTATTACCGACGGTAACATTTGCACCGATACCACTGGCGGACACAGCGCTTGCAAC GGTGATTCTGGTGGCCCATTGAGCTTCATCAACGGAGGCGTTTACAACCAAGTTGGCATTGTCAGTTTTGGCTCTTCGGCCGGCTGCGAAGTTGGCTACCCTGCCGCCTACACTCGCGTTTCCTACTTCGCTGACTGGATCTCTTCCGTCACTGGATTAGTCATCTAA
- the LOC130689971 gene encoding brachyurin-like — protein sequence MKVSAIVLVALFVAHAAAWDLSKYQPRSVLYPRAPSETSTATVFPKRSPTVDTRGFCGQVNYASRIVGGTEAVPHSAPWQVAIFIDGQYFCGGSLISNEWVLTAAHCADNAIFFNILLGSHNVRLSAAEEPTRVEVRSTQYTVHPEWGPIRIVNDVALIRLPTPIEFTPEIQPICLAPSTEGDHVGDMLHISGWGKPSDASAGISPVLREVNVPCITNAECALTYGATITDGNICVDTTGGKGSCNGDSGGPLSFVNNGVYNQVGIVSFGSSAGCEVGLPAGFTRVSYFADWIAANTGLII from the exons ATGAAGGTCTCCGCAATTGTTTTGGTTGCCTTGTTCGTCGCTCAT GCGGCTGCTTGGGACTTGTCCAAGTACCAGCCACGATCGGTCTTGTACCCTCGTGCCCCATCGGAGACCAGCACTGCTACCGTCTTCCCTAAACGCTCCCCAACTGTCGATACCCGCG GATTCTGCGGACAGGTGAACTATGCTTCCCGTATCGTCGGCGGAACTGAGGCCGTTCCCCACTCTGCTCCATG GCAGGTGGCTATTTTCATCGATGGTCAATACTTTTGCGGAGGTTCTTTGATCTCCAACGAGTGGGTTCTTACCGCTGCCC ATTGCGCTGACAATGCCATCTTCTTCAACATCTTGTTGGGTTCCCACAACGTTCGCTTGTCTGCTGCTGAGGAGCCTACTCGCGTTGAAGTCAGGTCCACCCAGTACACCGTTCACCCCGAGTGGGGACCCATCCGTATCGTCAACGATGTTGCCCTCATCAGGTTGCCCACTCCCATCGAATTCACCC CCGAAATCCAACCAATCTGCTTGGCCCCCTCCACCGAGGGCGACCATGTTGGTGACATGCTCCACATCAGCGGATGGGGCAAACCATCTGATG CTTCCGCTGGTATCTCCCCCGTTCTCCGTGAAGTCAATGTTCCATGCATCACCAACGCCGAGTGCGCCCTCACCTACGGAGCTACCATCACTGACGGAAACATCTGTGTTGACACCACCGGCGGCAAAGGATCTTGCAAC GGTGACTCTGGCGGCCCGCTGAGCTTCGTCAACAACGGCGTCTACAACCAAGTCGGTATTGTCAGCTTCGGTTCGTCCGCTGGATGCGAAGTCGGTCTGCCCGCTGGATTCACTCGCGTTTCCTACTTCGCTGACTGGATCGCCGCCAACACTGGCTTGATCATCTAA
- the LOC130689967 gene encoding brachyurin-like, which translates to MRFLAALLFAVVVAQVAARDLSEYQDRSVLFPRPPVAQKNQYVPVKRAATVDTRGFCGTVKTTNQDRIVGGTEAVPNSLPWQVALFIDDQYFCGGSLISADWVLTAAHCADNATFFNIMLGAHNVRLTAAEEPNRVEYRSEVYTIHPNWGPNLLRNDMALIKLPESVTFTDAISPICLAPATEPSHAGDPLHVSGWGKPSDAATGISPVLREVDVVGITNQECVAAYSILTIRDSNICVSTLGGKSSCNGDSGGPLSFINNGVFNQVGVVSFGSNQGCELEIPAGFARVSSFTDWISSVTGLII; encoded by the exons ATGAGGTTTTTAGCTGCTTTGCTCTTCGCAGTTGTTGTTGCCCAG GTGGCGGCTAGAGATCTTTCCGAATATCAGGATCGATCCGTTTTGTTCCCTCGTCCACCTGTGGCGCAAAAGAATCAGTACGTCCCCGTTAAACGCGCTGCTACCGTCGATACCCGAG GCTTCTGTGGTACAGTCAAGACCACCAATCAAGATCGTATTGTAGGTGGCACTGAGGCCGTTCCAAATTCTCTACCATG GCAAGTTGCTTTGTTCATCGATGATCAGTACTTTTGTGGTGGTTCCCTCATTTCCGCCGACTGGGTTTTGACTGCCGCTC ATTGCGCCGACAATGCCACCTTCTTCAACATTATGCTAGGAGCACACAACGTCCGCTTGACGGCTGCCGAAGAGCCGAATCGCGTTGAATACCGATCGGAAGTGTACACTATCCATCCTAACTGGGGCCCCAATTTGTTGCGTAATGACATGGCTCTCATCAAGCTTCCTGAGTCAGTCACTTTCACCG ATGCTATTTCACCCATTTGCTTGGCTCCCGCCACTGAACCTTCTCACGCCGGGGATCCTCTCCATGTCAGCGGATGGGGCAAACCATCGGATG CTGCCACTGGCATTTCTCCAGTCCTTCGTGAAGTCGATGTCGTTGGCATTACCAATCAGGAATGCGTCGCAGCTTACAGCATCCTCACTATCCGTGACAGCAATATTTGCGTCTCCACCTTAGGTGGAAAGAGCTCTTGCAAT GGTGACTCTGGTGGCCCATTGAGCTTCATCAACAACGGCGTTTTCAATCAAGTGGGTGTTGTCAGCTTCGGTTCCAATCAAGGTTGCGAACTGGAAATTCCAGCAGGTTTCGCCCGTGTTTCCAGCTTCACCGATTGGATCTCCTCCGTTACTGGCTTGATCATCTAA
- the LOC130689968 gene encoding brachyurin-like — protein sequence MKFLAVVLALAVFAQAAEIPKLRNKLFPRSDLFPRAPVPQGPGYFEPTKQARTVDTRGFCGQRKVDSSRIVGGVEAVPHEFPWQVAITIDGGSFCGGSLISPDWVLTAAHCADGASRFSILLGAHDRTANEPSQVTVSTTTYTVHPGWNPSTLADDLALIRLPSPVAFTPEIQPICLAPATEPNHVGDTLLVSGWGKTADGVLEGVSPTLNKVTAPGITTAECAAVYGDIITDNILCIDTTGGHGSCNGDSGGPLSFDNAGVYNQVGIVSFGARAGCADGFPAGFTRVSSYSQWIADVTGLII from the exons ATGAAATTTTTGGCTGTCGTTTTGGCTTTGGCCGTCTTCGCCCAG GCGGCTGAGATCCCTAAACTTCGCAACAAGTTGTTCCCCAGGTCGGATCTCTTCCCCCGTGCTCCAGTACCTCAAGGACCCGGTTATTTCGAGCCAACCAAACAAGCCCGCACTGTCGATACCCGCG GCTTCTGCGGTCAGCGTAAAGTCGATTCCAGCCGCATCGTTGGCGGAGTAGAAGCTGTCCCCCATGAGTTCCCCTG gcAAGTGGCCATCACCATCGATGGCGGTAGCTTCTGCGGAGGCAGCCTCATCTCTCCCGACTGGGTTTTGACCGCCGCTCACTGCGCTGATGGCGCCAGCCGATTCAGCATCCTTTTGGGAGCTCACGATCGCACCGCTAACGAGCCATCCCAAGTCACCGTCTCCACTACCACCTACACCGTCCACCCCGGATGGAATCCTTCCACTTTGGCCGATGATCTTGCCCTCATCCGCTTGCCATCCCCCGTTGCCTTCACCC CTGAAATCCAGCCCATCTGCTTGGCACCCGCCACCGAGCCCAACCACGTCGGAGATACTCTCTTGGTCAGTGGATGGGGTAAGACTGCCGATGGCGTCTTGGAAGGTGTTTCACCGACCCTCAACAAGGTGACTGCTCCGGGCATCACCACCGCCGAATGCGCTGCCGTTTACGGCGACATCATCACCGACAACATCTTGTGCATCGACACCACCGGTGGTCACGGATCCTGCAAC GGTGACTCTGGCGGCCCATTGAGCTTCGACAATGCCGGTGTTTACAACCAGGTCGGTATCGTCAGCTTCGGTGCTCGTGCCGGTTGCGCCGACGGATTCCCCGCTGGATTCACCCGTGTTTCTAGTTACAGCCAATGGATCGCTGACGTCACTGGTCTGATCATCTAG
- the LOC130689984 gene encoding uncharacterized protein LOC130689984: MKTSLVVLVLSAVVAAVIADGEYAPPAYEKKYDGYFQYANVPGKDEYEFGYNRGNPQHNRNHYEQSKDHRFRTKVKWTDTKEGYGEHYWEYNHGDAGYKADYAAPAYPAPAYSAPGYSENSPVYEVPPSKQ, translated from the exons ATGAAGACTTCTCTTGTG GTTCTTGTCTTGAGCGCCGTTGTGGCCGCTGTTATTGCCGATGGTGAATATGCGCCTCCAGCGTACGAGAAGAAATACGACGGTTATTTCCAATACGCCAATGTTCCCGGTAAAGACGAGTACGAGTTCGGATACAACCGTGGAAATCCCCAGCACAACCGCAACCACTACGAGCAGTCCAAGGATCACCGTTTCCGCACCAAG GTCAAGTGGACCGACACCAAAGAAGGTTATGGCGAGCACTACTGGGAGTACAACCACGGTGATGCTGGCTACAAAGCTGATTACGCCGCTCCAGCCTATCCTGCTCCGGCTTACTCCGCTCCAGGTTACTCCGAGAACTCTCCCGTCTACGAAGTTCCCCCATCCAAACAGTAA
- the LOC130689970 gene encoding brachyurin-like has product MTAKSLTLILAMAVLSQAAEIPRNLRPRSELFPRAPVPQGPGHIVVTEPAAPVDMRGFCGQRKVDSSRIVGGVEAVPHEFPWQVAVTIDAGSFCGGTLISPDWVMTAAHCADGARRFSLLLGAHDRTVAEPSQLTIETTEYATHPNWNPSTLANDIALIRLPTPVTFTPEIAPLCIAPSTEPDHVGDTLLVSGWGKTADGAFQSISPVLMKVTAPAITTAQCAASYGDIITDNILCIDTTGGHGSCNGDSGGPLSFDNNGVYNQVGIVSFGSSAGCTRGLPAGFTRVSSYAQWITLVTGLVI; this is encoded by the exons ATGACTGCGAAATCATTGACTTTGATTTTGGCAATGGCCGTTCTTTCTCAG GCGGCAGAAATTCCGAGAAATCTACGCCCCAGGTCGGAACTCTTCCCTCGCGCTCCAGTACCTCAGGGTCCGGGCCACATCGTCGTGACGGAACCGGCTGCACCTGTCGACATGCGCG GCTTCTGTGGTCAGCGTAAAGTCGATTCCAGCAGGATCGTTGGCGGAGTAGAAGCCGTTCCACATGAATTTCCATG gcaagtGGCCGTTACAATCGATGCTGGAAGCTTTTGCGGAGGCACGCTCATCTCTCCCGATTGGGTCATGACAGCCGCACATTGCGCTGATGGAGCACGTCGATTCAGTCTACTATTGGGCGCTCACGATAGAACTGTAGCGGAACCATCACAGCTCACTATCGAAACGACCGAGTACGCCACACATCCAAACTGGAATCCCTCCACCTTGGCCAATGACATCGCTCTGATTCGCTTACCAACACCGGTCACATTCACTC CTGAAATCGCACCTCTCTGCATCGCACCGAGCACCGAGCCTGATCACGTTGGGGATACTCTTCTGGTCAGCGGATGGGGCAAAACAGCTGACGGCGCATTTCAGAGTATATCTCCCGTACTTATGAAAGTCACTGCTCCGGCAATCACGACGGCCCAATGTGCTGCTTCGTACGGTGACATCATTACTGACAACATCCTTTGTATTGACACTACCGGTGGACACGGATCGTGCAAC GGCGATTCGGGCGGACCGCTGAGCTTTGATAATAACGGTGTGTACAATCAGGTCGGCATTGTTAGCTTCGGTTCGAGTGCCGGTTGCACGCGAGGTTTACCCGCCGGATTTACACGCGTATCCAGCTACGCCCAATGGATCACTCTAGTTACTGGTTTGGTTATTTAA